A DNA window from Leptospira weilii contains the following coding sequences:
- the hemN gene encoding oxygen-independent coproporphyrinogen III oxidase encodes MTVEKELIAKYDIPAPRYTSYPTVPYWSENPTTEEWLNKVRNRIRSKNSSLSLYLHIPFCETLCSFCGCNTSITKNHSVEDPYVETILSEYSSYLREAPEISQRELKEIHLGGGTPTYLSEKNLEVLLSFILERMNVSSMPEFSLEVDPRRTRDTQLKILRDFGFKRISLGVQDFDPEVQRLVNRTQPFEMTKKTTELSRKLGYTSVNFDLIYGLPKQNLESMKRTVEKTLELRPDRIAFYSYAHVPWLKAAQRLFTESDLPSGPEKRELYEVSREMFLKAGYIEIGMDHFALESDSLSQAAKNGNLHRNFMGYTSKTTDLLLGLGVSAISDSWDCFHQNEKIVKKYQKRIHKEGFATLRGHKLDEEDLIQRSLILQLSTTGTVIVPKRILRDVKLYLASMEDDTLIRWEGNLLSLTEKGWPFLRNVCTGLDLRLRRKSPELRVFSRSI; translated from the coding sequence ATGACGGTTGAAAAAGAGCTGATTGCAAAATACGATATCCCGGCGCCTCGATACACGAGTTATCCTACCGTACCTTATTGGTCCGAAAATCCGACCACGGAAGAATGGTTGAATAAGGTGAGAAATCGTATTCGTTCCAAAAATTCTTCCCTTTCCCTGTATTTGCATATCCCTTTTTGCGAAACCCTTTGTTCTTTTTGCGGGTGCAATACTTCGATTACAAAAAATCATTCCGTGGAAGATCCTTATGTCGAGACCATTCTGTCGGAATATTCCAGTTATCTAAGGGAGGCGCCCGAAATCTCTCAAAGGGAGTTGAAAGAGATCCATCTAGGCGGTGGAACTCCGACGTATCTTTCGGAGAAGAATTTGGAAGTTCTACTTAGTTTTATATTAGAAAGAATGAATGTTTCTTCTATGCCGGAGTTTTCTCTCGAGGTGGATCCTCGTAGGACCAGAGATACGCAGTTAAAAATTCTCCGTGATTTCGGATTTAAAAGAATCAGTTTGGGAGTGCAAGACTTCGATCCGGAAGTGCAACGGTTAGTGAATCGTACACAACCTTTCGAAATGACGAAAAAGACCACGGAACTTTCCAGAAAATTGGGATACACATCCGTAAATTTCGATCTCATTTACGGACTTCCGAAACAGAATCTGGAGAGTATGAAACGGACCGTTGAAAAAACTTTGGAATTGCGTCCGGATCGGATCGCATTCTACAGTTACGCGCATGTACCTTGGCTCAAGGCGGCGCAAAGATTGTTTACGGAGTCGGATCTTCCTTCCGGTCCTGAAAAGCGCGAATTGTATGAAGTTTCCAGAGAAATGTTTTTGAAAGCGGGTTATATCGAGATCGGAATGGATCATTTCGCTTTGGAATCGGATTCTCTTTCCCAGGCGGCAAAAAACGGAAATTTACATCGGAACTTTATGGGCTATACTTCCAAAACGACGGATCTACTTTTGGGTCTCGGAGTTTCCGCGATTTCGGATAGTTGGGATTGTTTCCACCAAAACGAGAAAATCGTCAAAAAATATCAAAAACGTATTCACAAAGAGGGGTTTGCCACACTTCGGGGACATAAGCTTGACGAGGAAGATTTGATACAAAGATCATTGATTCTGCAATTATCGACGACGGGAACGGTTATAGTACCGAAGCGAATTTTGCGGGATGTGAAGCTGTATTTAGCTTCTATGGAGGACGATACTTTAATTAGATGGGAAGGAAATCTTCTCTCTTTGACCGAAAAGGGTTGGCCTTTTCTTCGCAATGTTTGCACCGGTTTGGATCTCAGATTACGGAGAAAAAGCCCGGAATTGAGGGTTTTTTCAAGGTCGATTTGA
- a CDS encoding response regulator transcription factor, which produces MKAKLLLVEDDRSLGETLQERLQKEGYEVLWTVSAVSAKKLVKDEKPHLILLDVRLPDGDGFALAEELKEAKDCPPFLFLTAQAGAPERLRGFELGAEEFIPKPFHLKELLLRVKHVLESHKHSIEETRFFYKDYVLDFQGFQVRKGSEEFPLSKRDCALLHFLVTERDRTVSRAEILDKLWGEERFPTNRTIDNSIVRLRHVFGEEGERVIRSVRGVGYQWIGEIKDVE; this is translated from the coding sequence ATGAAAGCCAAACTCTTGTTAGTCGAAGATGATCGTTCCCTGGGTGAGACTCTTCAAGAGCGTTTGCAAAAAGAGGGGTATGAGGTTCTTTGGACGGTTTCCGCGGTTTCCGCAAAAAAATTGGTCAAAGACGAAAAACCGCATCTGATTCTTTTGGATGTGCGTTTGCCGGACGGAGACGGCTTTGCGCTCGCGGAAGAACTGAAAGAAGCAAAAGACTGCCCCCCGTTCCTGTTTCTAACCGCGCAAGCGGGAGCGCCGGAAAGGCTCAGAGGATTCGAACTCGGAGCGGAAGAATTCATTCCTAAGCCGTTTCATCTCAAGGAGCTTCTTCTTCGCGTTAAACACGTATTAGAATCTCATAAACATTCCATCGAAGAAACCAGATTTTTTTATAAGGACTACGTCTTGGATTTTCAGGGATTTCAGGTTAGGAAAGGATCGGAAGAATTCCCGCTTTCCAAAAGGGACTGTGCCCTACTCCATTTTCTCGTGACAGAAAGGGATCGGACGGTCAGTCGTGCGGAAATATTGGATAAACTTTGGGGAGAAGAACGTTTTCCAACAAATAGGACGATAGATAACTCGATCGTAAGACTAAGGCATGTCTTTGGAGAGGAGGGAGAAAGGGTGATTCGATCCGTCAGAGGTGTCGGTTATCAATGGATCGGAGAAATCAAAGATGTCGAGTAA
- the hemB gene encoding porphobilinogen synthase gives METKQRRIRLNTGLRDLASSESLNSKKLIQPLFIVEGLEEREKIDSLPGVYRDSEISVLKQAESDLKAGVTHFILFLVPKSKSNSEIPKSFYERSISSLKKEFPNAFLWIDTCMCSLTTHGHCGLLRPDGSVDNPSSVRHLSEIALTYAQSGADGIAPSDMMDGRVKSHRSILDTNGFSNIPILSYSTKFKSNFYGPFRVAADSAPGQGDRSSYQIDVRNREDSILSSIRDKEEGADFLMVKPGMTSIDLIGPIREKTGLPTGAYQVSGEYASIHYLAQNGFCDFNAALCETWQIFSRANAAYLITYGARKGKEILS, from the coding sequence TTGGAAACCAAACAAAGAAGAATTCGCCTTAATACAGGACTCAGAGATCTTGCGTCTTCGGAAAGTCTAAATTCAAAAAAACTAATACAACCTCTTTTTATCGTAGAAGGTTTAGAGGAAAGAGAAAAGATAGATTCTCTTCCCGGCGTTTACAGAGACTCCGAGATTTCCGTTTTGAAACAAGCGGAATCGGATCTTAAGGCGGGAGTGACTCATTTTATTCTTTTTCTCGTTCCAAAGTCCAAATCCAATTCTGAGATTCCGAAATCTTTTTACGAACGCTCCATCTCTTCCTTGAAAAAGGAATTCCCCAACGCCTTTTTATGGATCGATACTTGTATGTGTTCGCTCACGACGCACGGTCACTGCGGACTTCTGCGTCCGGACGGAAGTGTCGATAACCCCTCTTCCGTAAGACATCTTTCCGAGATCGCCTTGACGTATGCGCAGTCCGGTGCGGATGGGATCGCTCCGAGCGATATGATGGACGGAAGAGTCAAAAGCCACCGCTCTATTCTGGACACAAACGGTTTTTCGAATATTCCAATTTTAAGTTATTCTACTAAATTTAAGAGCAATTTTTATGGACCGTTTCGTGTGGCTGCGGATTCCGCTCCGGGACAAGGGGATCGTTCTTCCTACCAGATCGACGTTCGAAACCGGGAGGATTCGATTCTTTCCTCCATCCGCGATAAGGAAGAAGGCGCAGATTTTTTAATGGTCAAGCCCGGAATGACTTCTATCGATCTTATCGGTCCGATCCGTGAAAAAACAGGACTTCCGACCGGCGCTTATCAGGTCAGCGGAGAATATGCGTCGATTCACTATCTTGCGCAAAACGGTTTTTGTGATTTTAACGCTGCCTTGTGCGAGACCTGGCAGATTTTTTCTAGGGCGAATGCCGCTTATTTGATAACTTATGGAGCGAGAAAAGGTAAGGAGATTTTATCTTGA
- a CDS encoding uroporphyrinogen synthase: MSRVLKIGSRNSALAKLQTYLVLDALREKFPNTQIELHFREASGDLDLQTPLWKMRTRGVFTQDLTKDLVEKKVDLVIHSWKDLDLEGHPGTTIVGVLDRADQRDVLLWKKSSLSKYSPSELKIQTSSPRREYNLRKFLSNSLPSRYKNSSLIFLPVRGNIQTRIRKWRDSDSDGLVLAKAALDRLLSEGFLNSNELEYQEIRKFLKEILAESVFQVFPLSLNPSAPAQGAIAAEVRADDEWALSLVRVLSKPEVVSAVQEERGILKRFGGGCHQKIGVSILRKPYGKILYQRGLTDSGEILEIEEQFSDTFFPPAESVAKAYPVPGEAVKQKRTPLDSSQGFVLSKDGKEDKVIFPEELILKDWLVTRGNAFPNLDPSLEHRGLVWTSGLKTWYQLAEKDIWVHGSLDALGEEELPKHSIFGNSLDFVKCTHIGSTEIASGLTRILTYQTQPMEDHPDLSEKTHFFWMSASQFDTALSFFPRIRDRFHACGPGITSSHIRKVLGESANLSVFIHYESWLQSLGLKEFKGKELGNQTKKNSP; the protein is encoded by the coding sequence TTGTCCCGCGTTCTAAAGATTGGTTCCCGTAACAGCGCTCTCGCAAAACTACAAACCTATCTTGTACTCGATGCTCTAAGGGAAAAATTTCCGAATACCCAAATCGAACTTCATTTTCGAGAAGCCTCGGGGGATCTGGATCTGCAAACCCCTCTCTGGAAAATGAGGACGAGAGGAGTTTTTACACAAGATCTCACAAAGGATCTCGTGGAAAAAAAAGTGGATCTCGTAATTCACTCCTGGAAGGACTTGGATTTGGAAGGCCATCCCGGAACGACAATCGTAGGCGTGTTGGACCGTGCAGATCAAAGAGACGTTCTTCTTTGGAAAAAATCCTCCCTTTCTAAATATTCCCCTTCGGAACTGAAAATTCAAACCTCTTCTCCGAGAAGGGAATATAATTTAAGAAAATTCTTAAGTAATTCCCTGCCTTCCCGTTATAAAAATTCTTCGCTTATCTTTTTACCGGTTCGAGGTAATATCCAAACGAGAATCCGCAAATGGAGAGACTCCGACTCGGATGGACTTGTGCTTGCCAAGGCGGCGCTTGATCGACTTTTGTCGGAGGGTTTTTTAAATTCGAATGAATTAGAATATCAAGAAATTCGAAAATTCTTAAAAGAGATCTTAGCGGAGTCGGTATTTCAAGTTTTTCCTCTTTCCTTAAATCCTTCCGCTCCCGCACAAGGGGCGATCGCGGCGGAGGTGAGAGCGGATGACGAGTGGGCTTTGAGTCTTGTCCGGGTCCTAAGCAAACCCGAAGTTGTTTCAGCGGTGCAAGAGGAAAGAGGCATCTTAAAACGTTTCGGCGGAGGTTGTCATCAAAAGATAGGCGTTTCGATTCTTCGCAAACCCTATGGAAAAATTTTATACCAAAGAGGACTTACGGATTCCGGCGAAATTTTGGAAATTGAGGAACAATTCTCCGATACTTTTTTTCCTCCGGCCGAGTCCGTCGCAAAAGCTTATCCGGTGCCGGGAGAGGCGGTCAAACAAAAACGAACTCCTTTGGATTCTTCCCAAGGATTTGTTCTTTCCAAGGACGGTAAAGAAGACAAAGTCATTTTTCCCGAAGAGCTGATCCTAAAAGATTGGCTTGTGACCCGAGGCAATGCCTTTCCAAATTTGGATCCGTCCTTAGAGCACAGGGGCCTCGTCTGGACTTCCGGTTTGAAAACTTGGTACCAACTCGCCGAAAAGGATATTTGGGTTCATGGTTCTTTGGATGCGCTCGGAGAAGAGGAACTTCCCAAACATTCCATTTTTGGAAACTCCTTGGATTTTGTGAAGTGTACACACATAGGTTCCACGGAGATCGCATCCGGTCTTACGCGGATTCTTACGTATCAAACACAGCCTATGGAAGATCACCCCGATCTTTCCGAAAAAACTCATTTTTTTTGGATGAGTGCGTCTCAGTTCGATACGGCTTTGTCGTTTTTCCCTCGAATCCGAGATCGATTTCATGCCTGCGGGCCCGGAATTACTTCCTCCCATATCCGAAAAGTTCTGGGAGAATCGGCAAACTTATCTGTCTTTATACACTATGAGTCCTGGCTACAAAGTCTCGGACTTAAAGAATTCAAAGGAAAAGAGCTTGGAAACCAAACAAAGAAGAATTCGCCTTAA
- a CDS encoding Cof-type HAD-IIB family hydrolase, producing the protein MSIDPTQIHTIAVDLDGTLLNSKSRISPLTHSVLQKAIDQGKNLVIATGRRFYSSFPFAKEFRGEVHVVSNNGQILRKSPSAERISESYLELSLVQKILHLGKEFHTPPILHVDKFEEGIDMLTEIPITDRIYHNYSGGDQSRTKKVGDFLSADLEKILVICFLSLHKEDLISLIRKVSALPEASELRCILTKIPGVSYCVEIINVSVSKWSGISNFLFLKGLDGKGVVAFGDERNDLEMLLHSGVGFAMKNAIPEIKKSVRHITRYSNEEDGVALALVENRIILF; encoded by the coding sequence ATGTCTATTGACCCGACTCAGATTCATACCATTGCCGTCGATTTAGATGGAACTCTTCTCAATTCCAAAAGTAGAATTTCTCCCCTAACCCATTCGGTGCTTCAAAAGGCGATCGACCAGGGAAAAAATTTGGTGATCGCGACCGGTAGGAGATTTTACTCCTCTTTTCCGTTTGCAAAAGAATTTAGGGGAGAAGTTCACGTTGTGTCCAATAATGGGCAAATTCTTAGAAAGTCTCCGAGTGCGGAACGAATTTCCGAAAGTTATTTGGAATTAAGTTTGGTTCAAAAAATTCTTCATTTAGGAAAAGAATTTCACACTCCGCCTATTTTACACGTGGACAAATTCGAAGAAGGCATCGATATGCTCACCGAAATTCCGATTACGGACAGGATATATCATAACTATTCGGGCGGAGATCAGTCGAGAACCAAGAAGGTCGGCGATTTTCTTTCTGCGGATCTCGAAAAAATTTTAGTGATTTGTTTTTTATCGCTTCATAAGGAAGATTTAATTTCTCTCATCCGTAAAGTTTCCGCTCTTCCGGAAGCGTCCGAACTGCGGTGTATTCTTACCAAAATTCCCGGAGTTTCTTATTGTGTGGAAATTATCAATGTATCCGTTTCGAAATGGTCTGGGATTTCTAATTTTCTTTTCTTAAAAGGTTTGGACGGGAAAGGCGTGGTTGCCTTCGGGGACGAGCGAAACGACTTGGAAATGCTTCTTCATAGCGGCGTCGGCTTTGCGATGAAGAACGCCATTCCCGAAATCAAAAAATCCGTAAGACACATTACACGATACAGTAATGAAGAAGACGGAGTGGCTCTTGCTTTAGTGGAAAATCGGATCATCCTTTTTTGA
- the hemL gene encoding glutamate-1-semialdehyde 2,1-aminomutase: MSQRSSELISDSWKGNTSEELFERAKIVSPGGVHSPVRSFRSVGGTPVFFVSANGPTLTDVSGKEYVDFCLSFGPLILGHRDPEVEEVVRETAGLAWSFGTAEPYSLELAEFITGRIPWAEKVRFVNSGTEAVMSALRVARAATGREKIFKFDGCYHGHLDALLVKAGSGLAGESSSDSAGISSTAIANTLTLPLDDEMAVQKLFESEGKNIAALIIEPLPANYGLLLQRKEFLLKIAEIAKKYGTLVVFDEVISGFRTGFQGMSGLLGIRPDLVTYGKIIGGGFPVGCYAGRKDLLDLVAPSGPVYQAGTLSANPFGMRAGLATLKKAERDSIYSVLEARTKTFADGMVKLLNGKTDQEWEAVTHSSLFWFRKKTQQAVRRIDQIPEGHKEGFAKVFHVLLKNGIYLAPSGYEVGFLSWAHNDSVIARTLEIADKAFKGL, encoded by the coding sequence TTGAGTCAACGTTCATCCGAATTGATTTCCGATTCGTGGAAAGGGAATACTTCCGAAGAGCTTTTTGAAAGAGCTAAGATTGTTTCCCCCGGAGGGGTTCATTCTCCCGTCCGTTCCTTTCGTTCGGTGGGAGGCACGCCCGTATTTTTCGTTTCCGCAAATGGGCCCACGTTAACCGACGTTTCCGGCAAGGAATATGTCGATTTTTGTCTGAGTTTCGGTCCTTTGATTTTGGGTCACAGAGATCCGGAAGTGGAAGAAGTGGTTCGTGAAACTGCGGGCCTTGCATGGAGTTTCGGAACCGCGGAACCCTACTCTCTCGAACTTGCGGAATTTATCACGGGTCGGATTCCTTGGGCCGAAAAGGTCCGTTTTGTGAATTCGGGTACCGAGGCGGTGATGAGCGCGCTTCGTGTCGCGCGTGCGGCGACCGGAAGGGAAAAAATTTTCAAGTTCGACGGATGTTATCACGGTCATTTGGATGCGCTTTTGGTTAAAGCGGGTTCCGGCCTTGCAGGAGAATCCTCTTCCGACAGCGCTGGAATTTCTTCGACTGCAATCGCAAATACTCTCACGCTACCTTTGGACGACGAAATGGCGGTACAGAAATTGTTCGAATCCGAAGGAAAAAATATAGCTGCTTTGATTATCGAGCCTTTGCCGGCTAACTACGGACTTCTCCTACAAAGAAAGGAATTTCTTTTGAAAATTGCAGAGATCGCGAAAAAATATGGAACGTTAGTCGTGTTTGATGAGGTGATTTCGGGATTTAGGACCGGTTTTCAGGGAATGTCCGGTTTGCTTGGAATTCGTCCCGATTTAGTAACTTACGGTAAGATCATAGGGGGCGGTTTTCCGGTCGGTTGTTACGCCGGAAGGAAGGATCTTTTGGATTTAGTCGCTCCTTCCGGTCCGGTATATCAGGCCGGAACATTGAGCGCCAATCCGTTTGGAATGAGAGCCGGGCTTGCAACTCTAAAAAAAGCCGAAAGAGATTCCATCTATTCGGTGTTAGAAGCTCGAACCAAAACTTTTGCCGACGGAATGGTAAAACTTCTGAATGGAAAAACGGATCAGGAATGGGAGGCTGTGACTCATTCCTCCCTGTTCTGGTTTCGTAAAAAAACGCAACAAGCGGTAAGAAGGATCGATCAGATTCCGGAAGGTCATAAAGAAGGGTTTGCGAAAGTATTTCACGTTTTGTTAAAGAACGGAATTTATCTGGCTCCTTCCGGTTATGAGGTGGGATTCTTATCCTGGGCCCATAATGATTCGGTGATCGCAAGGACTTTGGAAATAGCAGATAAGGCCTTCAAGGGACTCTAA
- a CDS encoding uroporphyrinogen decarboxylase family protein yields MSSKRYSNAISGVAQKIPPVWMMRQAGRYHKHYQALRQKYAFEELCKNPELAAEVAFGPVDDFDFDVAILFSDILFPLEALGMGLRYADAGPVLSFSIRSEKDLRKLKPVEDSISFMQFQKKAIQLTRERISEDKSVIGFVGGPWTLFTYAVSGKHEGNLSLPKILTDVRNEFLKKIIRFLKENISLQLEGGAELIMIFDTAGGDLSPELFREIVIPGIKTLADSYPGKVGYYGKGTSSPHFQALQEILTLAGFGFDHRWDLKEILKNEKRMVQGNFDQNLLFMEREEFKRTLKRYLMPYRDLSPEERIGWVCGLGHGVMPKTPEENVKSFVEIVRETFR; encoded by the coding sequence ATGTCGAGTAAACGGTATTCAAACGCTATCAGCGGAGTCGCTCAGAAAATTCCTCCCGTATGGATGATGAGGCAGGCGGGCCGTTATCATAAACACTACCAAGCTCTCAGACAAAAATATGCGTTTGAAGAACTTTGTAAAAATCCGGAATTGGCGGCGGAAGTCGCCTTCGGTCCCGTAGACGACTTTGATTTTGACGTTGCGATTCTTTTCTCCGATATTCTTTTTCCATTGGAAGCTTTGGGAATGGGACTTCGATACGCGGATGCCGGACCGGTTTTGAGTTTTTCGATCCGATCCGAAAAAGATTTGAGGAAGTTAAAGCCCGTGGAAGATTCAATTTCCTTTATGCAGTTTCAAAAAAAGGCGATACAGTTGACTCGGGAGAGGATCTCCGAGGACAAGTCCGTCATCGGATTCGTGGGCGGCCCTTGGACTTTGTTTACGTATGCGGTTTCCGGAAAACACGAAGGAAATCTTTCGCTTCCGAAAATTCTTACAGATGTTCGAAATGAATTTTTGAAAAAAATAATCCGGTTTTTAAAAGAGAACATTTCTCTTCAACTGGAAGGCGGAGCCGAGTTGATCATGATCTTCGATACCGCGGGAGGAGACCTTTCTCCCGAATTGTTTCGTGAAATCGTAATTCCCGGGATAAAAACTTTGGCCGATAGTTATCCGGGCAAGGTCGGATATTATGGAAAAGGAACATCGTCTCCGCATTTTCAAGCGCTTCAAGAGATTTTGACTCTTGCCGGTTTTGGATTCGATCATAGGTGGGATCTGAAAGAAATTCTTAAAAATGAAAAGAGAATGGTTCAAGGAAATTTCGATCAAAACTTATTGTTTATGGAGAGAGAGGAATTTAAGAGAACTCTCAAACGTTATTTAATGCCTTATCGGGATCTTTCGCCCGAAGAGAGAATCGGTTGGGTTTGCGGGCTCGGACACGGGGTCATGCCCAAAACACCCGAAGAGAATGTGAAAAGCTTCGTAGAAATTGTGAGAGAGACATTTCGATGA
- a CDS encoding LA_0442/LA_0875 N-terminal domain-containing protein, with amino-acid sequence MKLFLKKLFLTFAVFVTAALSISAETVLLQEGGSFRGKVVTQNQKTITIQTREGKRVIPKKEVLKVIYKDVNEAEEEKIRNLEIQKLEEEKLSKQKDQELKKRQMEEERLGKEKEEMDNKPLPPPLLKEPEVSRVGAFARSAVLPGWGQWASGRKFAAILYPTLFLAAGYAVYENNRKYIVAKKEYENYGNPYSKSSFVMAALGIANPDLPPVISDPVTLHIYNQNFSPYQDKREAVDKAYKNLQTSIGVLAGVYLINLADAFLFGGQISSKVGISDGTTKGLIFDYNPMASSGISNGGFTATLESKYTFGYRYQF; translated from the coding sequence TTGAAATTATTTTTGAAAAAACTATTTTTAACTTTCGCTGTGTTCGTTACCGCCGCTCTTTCGATTTCGGCGGAAACCGTTCTTTTGCAAGAAGGCGGAAGTTTCCGCGGTAAGGTCGTTACTCAAAATCAAAAAACAATTACGATTCAAACCAGAGAAGGCAAACGGGTTATTCCCAAAAAGGAAGTGTTGAAGGTCATTTATAAAGATGTCAACGAAGCGGAAGAAGAAAAGATCCGCAACCTCGAGATCCAAAAGTTGGAAGAGGAAAAACTTTCAAAACAAAAAGATCAGGAATTGAAAAAACGGCAGATGGAAGAAGAGCGTCTCGGAAAAGAGAAAGAAGAAATGGATAATAAACCCCTTCCCCCTCCTCTCCTCAAAGAACCCGAGGTTTCCCGGGTCGGAGCGTTTGCAAGATCCGCAGTACTTCCGGGTTGGGGACAATGGGCGAGCGGAAGAAAATTCGCGGCGATTCTTTACCCTACTCTCTTTTTAGCGGCGGGTTATGCGGTTTATGAGAACAATCGCAAATATATAGTCGCTAAAAAAGAATATGAAAATTACGGAAACCCGTATTCGAAGAGTTCGTTCGTAATGGCCGCGTTAGGGATCGCAAATCCGGATTTACCTCCGGTGATTTCCGATCCGGTTACTCTTCATATTTACAACCAGAATTTTAGTCCTTATCAGGACAAAAGGGAAGCCGTAGATAAGGCCTATAAAAATCTTCAAACTAGTATTGGAGTGTTAGCCGGAGTTTATCTGATTAACTTGGCGGATGCTTTTCTTTTCGGCGGTCAAATATCCTCCAAGGTTGGAATTTCGGACGGGACGACCAAAGGGTTGATTTTCGATTACAATCCGATGGCGAGTTCTGGAATCTCTAACGGCGGATTTACGGCTACTCTTGAGTCTAAATACACGTTTGGATATCGGTATCAATTCTAG
- a CDS encoding sensor histidine kinase, with protein sequence MSSLWKNSRILFAIVWLLVTVSLGVWWFLLGLKLTNTVAGLSAKLNSSSESFSILERQSRMIKMEGAFFLLMLFLGGATLIWFSYRETRRNKLIHDFFSTVTHEMKTPLASLRLQAESLQEETLSLNENKLIHRLLMDSVRIESQMNRAMYLASLTRSEILYIEKVNVREIFLSIGEDFPELKIDLSRLENVSVSADRKALESIFKNLAENSLKHGKARILEVISEKQKSDRILITVSDNGFGFDGKYKVLGIPFYRHGSTSGTGIGLYIIKKLMKKMKGDMRIVPQKNGFRVDLNFLGAI encoded by the coding sequence ATGTCTTCTCTGTGGAAAAATTCTAGAATCCTTTTTGCAATCGTTTGGTTGTTGGTCACGGTTTCACTCGGGGTTTGGTGGTTTTTACTCGGGCTTAAACTTACGAATACCGTAGCGGGGCTTAGCGCGAAACTGAATTCGTCGTCTGAAAGTTTTTCCATTTTGGAAAGACAAAGCAGAATGATCAAAATGGAAGGCGCTTTTTTTCTTTTGATGCTTTTTCTGGGAGGAGCGACGCTGATTTGGTTTTCTTATCGTGAAACGCGTAGAAATAAACTGATTCACGATTTTTTTTCCACTGTGACTCATGAGATGAAGACGCCCCTTGCGAGTCTGCGTCTTCAAGCTGAAAGTTTACAGGAGGAAACGCTGAGTTTGAATGAGAACAAACTCATTCATCGGTTATTGATGGACTCCGTAAGAATTGAATCCCAGATGAATCGCGCGATGTATCTCGCGAGTCTGACTAGATCCGAAATCCTTTACATAGAAAAAGTGAACGTGCGCGAGATTTTTCTTTCTATCGGAGAGGATTTTCCCGAACTCAAAATCGATCTTTCCCGCCTGGAAAACGTTTCCGTTTCCGCTGACAGAAAGGCGCTCGAAAGTATTTTTAAAAATCTAGCGGAAAATTCTTTGAAACACGGCAAAGCTCGGATCCTTGAAGTGATTTCCGAAAAACAAAAATCCGATCGAATTCTAATAACGGTTTCGGATAACGGATTCGGATTTGACGGAAAGTATAAAGTTTTGGGAATCCCTTTTTATAGACACGGGAGCACGAGCGGAACCGGCATAGGGCTTTATATAATAAAAAAGTTGATGAAAAAAATGAAGGGCGATATGCGGATCGTTCCGCAAAAAAACGGTTTTAGAGTGGATCTGAATTTTTTGGGAGCGATCTGA
- a CDS encoding glutamyl-tRNAGlu reductase, with the protein MWSTLQVYHSIQKGRENVEIPGSYSWTTCMRTIWITDSRIHGEPSALPATLEKYNGYEAYRFMLEVVSGLHSRLLGETEVLAQFRDKFKNSSLPSSAFGEYLAKFRDSLIQDSRSIRSRYLQNIGEQSYGGLANKYLKDRGLVSILGTGQLAEKILPWLKSRNVTLVGRNEKRLLELSKEFGVSVKPLIDWKPSGEAIVIAAPLNLSSYLDSITGDVVAVDFREIPLEEKWPDTIQYVSFAEMLDSLRETEERALQIREKIGPALDELVEERELETRQFIFGWEDLTCPAF; encoded by the coding sequence ATGTGGTCCACTCTGCAAGTTTATCATTCGATTCAAAAAGGTAGAGAGAATGTAGAAATTCCAGGCTCGTATTCTTGGACGACTTGTATGCGTACGATTTGGATCACGGATAGCCGGATTCACGGAGAACCTTCGGCACTTCCAGCTACTTTAGAGAAATATAATGGTTATGAAGCGTATCGCTTTATGCTTGAGGTTGTTTCCGGTCTTCATTCCAGACTTTTAGGTGAAACTGAAGTTCTCGCACAGTTTCGGGATAAGTTCAAAAACTCCTCCCTACCCTCTTCCGCATTCGGGGAATATCTCGCGAAATTCAGAGACAGTCTGATTCAGGATTCGAGAAGTATTCGTTCCCGTTATCTTCAAAATATTGGTGAACAATCTTACGGGGGTCTTGCAAATAAGTATCTGAAAGACCGAGGTTTGGTTTCTATTTTAGGAACGGGACAACTCGCCGAAAAAATTCTTCCTTGGTTGAAAAGTCGAAACGTGACTCTCGTCGGGCGCAACGAAAAACGTTTATTAGAACTTTCTAAAGAATTTGGTGTGTCCGTTAAGCCGCTGATTGATTGGAAACCTTCCGGGGAAGCGATCGTGATTGCGGCGCCTTTGAATCTTTCTTCTTATCTGGATTCGATTACGGGCGATGTTGTCGCGGTCGATTTTAGGGAAATTCCTTTGGAAGAAAAATGGCCCGATACGATTCAATACGTGTCTTTTGCCGAGATGTTGGATTCTCTTCGTGAAACCGAGGAAAGGGCTTTGCAAATTCGGGAAAAAATCGGACCCGCTCTGGATGAGCTCGTAGAAGAACGAGAGCTTGAAACTCGACAATTCATTTTCGGCTGGGAAGATCTGACTTGTCCCGCGTTCTAA